In Labrus mixtus chromosome 3, fLabMix1.1, whole genome shotgun sequence, a single window of DNA contains:
- the mfsd12b gene encoding major facilitator superfamily domain containing 12b isoform X1 gives MEPYVRTERSLSFCRRLCFAMGHFQNDLCASMWFTYLLVYLHNVLGFQSTYAGVLLLIGQIADGLCTPLVGYESDKTLSGICGKRKSWHLLGTVCVIISFPFIFNPCLACTDSSPQWAQIVYFSPFIIIFQFGWAATQISHLSLIPELVTRESERVELTAYRYAFTVVANITVFTVAWLLFRFQTPHNINPTITDNVGPVDIPLFRDLALIMLGLGALFSLVFHVGTKEGTLASERENLLITPAPSQDTPPRTVFQWKNWLKEPSFYQMAFLYMCTRLIVNLSQTYISIFITDSLMLPKNFIAIIPLVMYLSGFVCSLVMKPISKLIGIYITYLVGLALVFAFGIWVYVAKHMGADSIYGAAVLLGAGTATILVMSLSMTATLIGDQTQQSGAFVYGSMSFTDKVANGLGVILIQSLRPCNTEACCPDCVWFYRDVMAVVTGGVAIAAAICLFTIMTWPIRIRRN, from the exons ATGGAGCCTTATGTGCGCACCGAGCGCTCTTTGTCGTTCTGCAGGAGGTTATGTTTTGCAATGGGACATTTTCAGAACGACCTGTGTGCGTCTATGTGGTTCACCTATCTCCTGGTCTACCTCCACAACGTGCTGGGCTTCCAGAGCACCTACGCAGGTGTGCTGCTGCTCATAGGACAAATAGCTGACGGCCTCTGCACGCCTTTGGTTGGATATGAATCCGACAAAACATTAAGTGGCAtctgtggaaaaagaaaatcctggCATCTACTGG GAACTGTTTGTGTTATTATATCGTTTCCCTTCATTTTCAACCCCTGCCTGGCCTGCACCGACAGCAGTCCTCAATGGGCTCAGATTGTATACTTCTCccccttcatcatcatcttccaGTTCGGATGGGCAGCCACCCAGATCTCCCACCTGTCCCTCATCCCGGAGCTGGTGACCCGGGAGAGCGAAAGGGTGGAGCTGACTGCGTACAG GTATGCCTTCACTGTGGTGGCCAATATCACAGTGTTCACTGTAGCCTGGCTGCTCTTTAGATTCCAGACTCCACACAATATCAACCCTACCATCACAGACAATGTGGGCCCAGTGGACATCCCTCTGTTCAGG GATCTGGCCCTCATTATGCTGGGCCTTGGGGCTTTATTCTCTCTGGTTTTTCATGTGGGCACAAAGGAGGGGACATtggcttcagagagagagaatctgcTGATCACACCTGCCCCGTCACAGGATACCCCACCTCGTACTGTGTTTCAATGGAAGAATTGGCTGAAGGAGCCCTCCTTCTACCAG ATGGCTTTCCTGTACATGTGCACTCGCCTCATAGTCAACTTATCTCAGACCTACATTTCAATTTTCATCACCGACTCACTGATGTTGCCAAAG AACTTCATTGCCATCATACCTCTGGTGATGTATCTCAGCGGCTTTGTTTGCTCATTGGTCATGAAACCAATCAGTAAGCTCATAGGAATCTAT atcACTTATTTAGTCGGCCTGGCGCTGGTGTTTGCATTTGGCATCTGGGTGTATGTGGCCAAGCACATGGGAGCTGACAGCATTTATGGAGCCGCCGTGCTGCTCGGAGCCGGCACAGCTACTATCCTGGTTATGTCTCTTTCAATGACCGCCACGCTCATTGGGGACCAGACG CAGCAAAGTGGAGCCTTTGTTTACGGGTCAATGAGCTTCACAGACAAGGTGGCTAATGGTCTTGGGGTCATCCTCATCCAGAGCCTCCGGCCATGCAA CACAGAAGCCTGCTGTCCAGACTGTGTCTGGTTCTATCGTGACGTCATGGCCGTTGTAACCGGGGGTGTGGCCATTGCTGCAGCAATTTGCCTGTTCACAATTATGACCTGGCCAATCAGGATACGGAGAAATTAG
- the mfsd12b gene encoding major facilitator superfamily domain containing 12b isoform X2 — translation MEPYVRTERSLSFCRRLCFAMGHFQNDLCASMWFTYLLVYLHNVLGFQSTYAGVLLLIGQIADGLCTPLVGYESDKTLSGICGKRKSWHLLGTVCVIISFPFIFNPCLACTDSSPQWAQIVYFSPFIIIFQFGWAATQISHLSLIPELVTRESERVELTAYRYAFTVVANITVFTVAWLLFRFQTPHNINPTITDNVGPVDIPLFRDLALIMLGLGALFSLVFHVGTKEGTLASERENLLITPAPSQDTPPRTVFQWKNWLKEPSFYQMAFLYMCTRLIVNLSQTYISIFITDSLMLPKNFIAIIPLVMYLSGFVCSLVMKPISKLIGIYITYLVGLALVFAFGIWVYVAKHMGADSIYGAAVLLGAGTATILVMSLSMTATLIGDQTQSGAFVYGSMSFTDKVANGLGVILIQSLRPCNTEACCPDCVWFYRDVMAVVTGGVAIAAAICLFTIMTWPIRIRRN, via the exons ATGGAGCCTTATGTGCGCACCGAGCGCTCTTTGTCGTTCTGCAGGAGGTTATGTTTTGCAATGGGACATTTTCAGAACGACCTGTGTGCGTCTATGTGGTTCACCTATCTCCTGGTCTACCTCCACAACGTGCTGGGCTTCCAGAGCACCTACGCAGGTGTGCTGCTGCTCATAGGACAAATAGCTGACGGCCTCTGCACGCCTTTGGTTGGATATGAATCCGACAAAACATTAAGTGGCAtctgtggaaaaagaaaatcctggCATCTACTGG GAACTGTTTGTGTTATTATATCGTTTCCCTTCATTTTCAACCCCTGCCTGGCCTGCACCGACAGCAGTCCTCAATGGGCTCAGATTGTATACTTCTCccccttcatcatcatcttccaGTTCGGATGGGCAGCCACCCAGATCTCCCACCTGTCCCTCATCCCGGAGCTGGTGACCCGGGAGAGCGAAAGGGTGGAGCTGACTGCGTACAG GTATGCCTTCACTGTGGTGGCCAATATCACAGTGTTCACTGTAGCCTGGCTGCTCTTTAGATTCCAGACTCCACACAATATCAACCCTACCATCACAGACAATGTGGGCCCAGTGGACATCCCTCTGTTCAGG GATCTGGCCCTCATTATGCTGGGCCTTGGGGCTTTATTCTCTCTGGTTTTTCATGTGGGCACAAAGGAGGGGACATtggcttcagagagagagaatctgcTGATCACACCTGCCCCGTCACAGGATACCCCACCTCGTACTGTGTTTCAATGGAAGAATTGGCTGAAGGAGCCCTCCTTCTACCAG ATGGCTTTCCTGTACATGTGCACTCGCCTCATAGTCAACTTATCTCAGACCTACATTTCAATTTTCATCACCGACTCACTGATGTTGCCAAAG AACTTCATTGCCATCATACCTCTGGTGATGTATCTCAGCGGCTTTGTTTGCTCATTGGTCATGAAACCAATCAGTAAGCTCATAGGAATCTAT atcACTTATTTAGTCGGCCTGGCGCTGGTGTTTGCATTTGGCATCTGGGTGTATGTGGCCAAGCACATGGGAGCTGACAGCATTTATGGAGCCGCCGTGCTGCTCGGAGCCGGCACAGCTACTATCCTGGTTATGTCTCTTTCAATGACCGCCACGCTCATTGGGGACCAGACG CAAAGTGGAGCCTTTGTTTACGGGTCAATGAGCTTCACAGACAAGGTGGCTAATGGTCTTGGGGTCATCCTCATCCAGAGCCTCCGGCCATGCAA CACAGAAGCCTGCTGTCCAGACTGTGTCTGGTTCTATCGTGACGTCATGGCCGTTGTAACCGGGGGTGTGGCCATTGCTGCAGCAATTTGCCTGTTCACAATTATGACCTGGCCAATCAGGATACGGAGAAATTAG